From a single Cyclobacterium marinum DSM 745 genomic region:
- a CDS encoding TolC family protein: MKFIFKKVQHLFLFQSIAVIFFFISGGNLYAQQENDIEKYINLTEPLKDQLPNLDSLIKIAIANHPTVKVNEALIGSAEARIKMAKKSWSNLIRVYSDYSYGNQAILYTSGTDLSNVANGYRVGASLSIPLSEVFLKEDRVKLQKQELEATYYKTKEMELTISNQVIEEYNSALLGQKLMLIRLEMQEKARTNLQQMEMEFNLGNLEATSFLRNQEIYTIAQSEYENARKNFFVAIQKLEILLGESLANFIN; this comes from the coding sequence ATGAAATTCATATTTAAAAAAGTACAACACCTATTTTTATTCCAATCCATTGCAGTAATATTTTTTTTTATTTCAGGGGGGAATTTATATGCACAGCAGGAAAATGATATTGAGAAATATATCAATTTAACAGAACCACTTAAAGATCAATTACCTAATTTGGATAGCTTAATAAAAATAGCTATTGCCAATCACCCCACAGTAAAAGTCAACGAGGCATTAATCGGATCAGCAGAGGCCAGAATAAAAATGGCCAAAAAATCATGGTCCAACTTAATTCGAGTATATTCTGATTATTCTTATGGTAATCAAGCAATTTTATACACCTCCGGAACAGATTTATCCAATGTAGCCAATGGTTACAGAGTAGGTGCAAGCTTAAGTATACCACTTTCTGAGGTATTTCTAAAGGAAGACAGAGTGAAGCTTCAAAAACAAGAATTAGAAGCGACTTACTACAAGACTAAAGAAATGGAATTGACAATTTCCAACCAAGTAATCGAAGAATACAATAGTGCACTACTTGGACAAAAGCTAATGCTTATCAGACTAGAAATGCAGGAAAAAGCTAGAACCAACCTACAGCAAATGGAAATGGAATTTAACTTGGGTAACTTAGAAGCAACTTCATTCTTAAGAAACCAGGAAATTTATACCATTGCACAATCGGAATATGAAAATGCAAGAAAAAACTTTTTCGTAGCCATTCAAAAATTAGAAATTCTATTAGGAGAATCGCTCGCCAACTTTATTAATTAA